A stretch of Henckelia pumila isolate YLH828 chromosome 4, ASM3356847v2, whole genome shotgun sequence DNA encodes these proteins:
- the LOC140860134 gene encoding putative late blight resistance protein homolog R1A-3, with translation MAYAAVISLKQTLQQILLRPYRYSIPCDKKHIESFHEKLEFLQHFLEEYPSHKTNEKVTSLERRIRDAAYEAQDFMDLQLKNILSDSKNLIPSVLIKAGKNVMNHIDAHLFVKLIKKVDSIIGEAMEIKEQMEIDRGRQGSILEEELKISESDYKGSSQVVSSNIMVGFDEYLMKIVDQLTGDSSALEVISIVGMGGIGKSTLATHAYNDPYVVHHFDVRAWVTVSQSYSVRDILLGMLDSMNLLTKEMYRESDDKLAVHVYQKLKGRRYMITIDDIWDTDAWDCLKMMFPDDEIGSRIMLTTRIADVAAYASPSGTPHQISVLSDDQSWKLLCAKVFGDEHCPLNLQEIGKAIAKDCGGLPLSIVVIGGLLSKTEKRQTAWELIAENVTSLVFSSDDRCSDILRLSYNYLPQYLKACFLYVGVFPKNYEIRVSKIIKLWIAEGFLRQAHGQSPEEVAEKCVENLFDRNLILMSKKSYEGKINTFRIHDILLDFCIKEAEDEKFLQITQHPTNVLLTTSASVRRISVHRMVELKHDRYHYRSLPSTSYVRSLVFLKKSSLSANLFSRFKRLRVLDATEVGFLEFPLQVLELVNLRYMALLCDGDIPASIRKLWNLQTLIISGYSLRSDKNNLPLEIWTMVHLRHVWFDRVHLFDYFDHYMTYLVLENLQTLSGLWNLRFTMDMLRRFPNIKKIDVSYSGLDLQEENGWSSYQIENVGYLHHLKALKISKTGPRENLMPPTLQFPPSLRTLTLVGVGIPWKDMAIIGSLPNLEVLKLKDDACHGTEWEPNEDEFLELKVLVLERLELKHWRADSSHFPSLQHLIIRWCDDLVEIPFGMGESPTLNTIELCKCNASVLASAIEILEKQRDYGNDGFQVIDGDINLQQYSKRGIIRAHQAIRKFQEVIGRRRGIRTGRLEQFKKHLEGRR, from the exons ATGGCCTATGCTGCTGTAATCTCCCTTAAGCAAACGCTTCAGCAAATTCTCCTACGTCCTTATAGATATTCCATACCTTGTGACAAGAAACATATTGAATCCTTTCATGAGAAGCTTGAATTCTTGCAGCACTTCTTGGAAGAGTACCCATCCCATAAAACCAACGAAAAAGTTACCTCTCTAGAAAGAAGAATCAGAGATGCAGCTTATGAAGCACAAGATTTCATGGATCTCCAACTGAAGAATATTCTATCTGATTCTAAGAATCTAATTCCGTCAGTTCTGATCAAGGCCGGAAAGAATGTAATGAATCATATTGATGCACATCTTTTTGTCAAGCTGATCAAGAAAGTTGATTCCATAATTGGCGAGGCGATGGAGATCAAGGAACAGATGGAGATCGATCGAGGCCGACAAGGTTCCATCTTGGAAGAGGAGCTTAAAATTAGTGAATCAGATTATAAGGGTTCATCACAAGTTGTTTCGAGTAACATAATGGTGGGATTTGATGAGTACTTGATGAAGATTGTGGATCAACTTACAGGGGATTCATCTGCACTAGAGGTCATCTCGATTGTCGGGATGGGAGGTATCGGTAAAAGTACATTAGCAACACATGCTTATAATGATCCATATGTTGTGCATCACTTTGACGTTCGTGCTTGGGTCACTGTATCTCAATCATATAGTGTACGAGATATTCTGTTAGGTATGCTAGATTCAATGAACTTATTGACCAAGGAAATGTATAGAGAGAGTGATGATAAATTAGCTGTTCATGTGTACCAAAAGTTGAAAGGTCGAAGGTACATGATCACTATAGATGATATTTGGGATACTGATGCCTGGGATTGTCTGAAAATGATGTTCCCAGATGACGAAATCGGAAGCCGGATCATGTTGACCACTAGGATTGCCGATGTGGCTGCTTATGCTAGCCCGTCTGGGACTCCTCATCAGATTTCTGTTTTAAGTGATGATCAAAGTTGGAAGCTGCTTTGTGCTAAAGTTTTTGGAGATGAGCATTGCCCTCTCAATTTACAAGAAATTGGGAAGGCCATAGCAAAAGATTGTGGAGGACTTCCCCTTTCAATTGTGGTAATTGGTGGATTACTCTCAAAGACAGAGAAACGACAGACGGCATGGGAACTCATAGCTGAAAATGTGACTTCACTTGTGTTTTCAAGCGATGATCGATGCTCCGACATACTAAGATTAAGCTACAACTATTTACCTCAATATTTGAAGGCATGCTTCCTCTATGTGGGAGTTTTTCCCAAAAATTACGAGATTCGTGTTTCCAAAATCATCAAGTTGTGGATTGCTGAGGGTTTTTTGAGACAAGCTCATGGTCAAAGCCCGGAAGAGGTGGCAGAGAAGTGTGTGGAAAACCTCTTTGATAGAAACCTAATTTTAATGTCAAAGAAGAGCTATGAAGGCAAAATCAACACTTTCAGGATCCATGATATTTTGCTCGACTTCTGCATAAAAGAAGCCGAGGATGAGAAGTTCCTTCAGATAACACAGCATCCTACCAATGTGTTGCTAACAACTTCAGCAAGTGTGCGTCGTATAAGTGTTCATCGAATGGTGGAGTTAAAGCATGATCGGTATCATTATCGCTCCTTGCCATCTACTTCTTATGTTCGCTCgcttgtttttttgaaaaagagctCTCTTTCAGCGAATTTGTTTTCGAGATTCAAACGTCTTAGGGTACTAGATGCTACTGAAGTAGGGTTTCTTGAATTTCCTCTACAAGTTTTGGAGCTTGTGAATTTACGCTACATGGCTTTGCTCTGTGATGGGGATATACCTGCATCAATAAGAAAGCTATGGAATCTCCAAACCTTAATTATTTCTGGATATTCGTTGAGAAGTGACAAAAATAACTTGCCATTAGAAATTTGGACCATGGTGCATTTAAGGCATGTATGGTTTGACAGAGTTCATTTGTTTGATTACTTCGATCATTACATGACATATTTAGTTCTTGAAAACCTTCAAACTCTATCAGGGTTGTGGAACTTGAGATTCACCATGGATATGTTGCGTAGGTTTCCGAACATCAAGAAAATTGATGTTTCCTACTCTGGTCTCGACTTGCAGGAAGAAAATGGATGGTCAAGCTACCAAATTGAGAATGTTGGGTACCTACATCATCTCAAAGCATTGAAGATTTCAAAAACAGGTCCACGGGAGAACTTGATGCCACCCACATTACAGTTTCCACCGTCGCTTAGAACTTTAACTTTGGTAGGGGTTGGAATTCCATGGAAGGATATGGCCATCATAGGTTCCCTGCCCAATCTGGAAGTTCTCAAACTGAAGGATGATGCTTGCCATGGGACAGAGTGGGAACCGAACGAAGACGAGTTCCTTGAACTAAAAGTTTTGGTACTTGAAAGGTTGGAGTTGAAGCATTGGAGAGCTGATTCTAGCCACTTTCCTAGCCTCCAGCACCTCATTATCCGATGGTGCGACGACTTGGTGGAAATACCATTTGGGATGGGAGAAAGCCCCACACTCAACACAATTGAGTTATGTAAGTGTAATGCTTCTGTTTTGGCTTCAGCAATCGAAATACTGGAGAAGCAACGGGACTATGGAAATGATGGTTTTCAAGTTATTGATGGGGACATAAACTTACAGCAATATTCTAAGCGTGGAATTATCAG GGCACACCAAGCAAttagaaaatttcaagaagtgatTGGAAGAAGAAGAGGGATTCGTACAG GGCGGCTAGAACAATTCAAGAAGCATTTAGAAGGAAGAAGATGA